A part of Sediminispirochaeta bajacaliforniensis DSM 16054 genomic DNA contains:
- a CDS encoding HAD-IIA family hydrolase encodes MSELSEKKCFLLDMDGTIYLGDRLIDGASDFLHKIKANGKQYIFLTNNSSKNKRVYVEKLKRMGIAADSSEVFTSGEATIMYLNKIKKNAHIFLLGTPALEEEFEDAGFSLVRERNQDVDFVVLGFDTTLTYNKLWIACDYIAEGVAYIATHPDFVCPLEGGRCMPDAGSMIALIKGTTGKEPLVIGKPNRFIIDAILEKYSLKKEDMAIVGDRLYTDIRTGLDNGIDSILVMSGETDKSMLASTKFIPKYLFGSVKDIIGVL; translated from the coding sequence TTGAGTGAACTATCAGAAAAGAAATGTTTTCTACTGGATATGGACGGTACCATATACCTTGGTGATCGGTTGATTGATGGTGCCTCTGATTTTCTACATAAAATAAAAGCCAATGGTAAGCAGTATATTTTTCTAACAAACAACTCATCCAAAAATAAACGTGTATACGTAGAGAAACTGAAACGGATGGGAATAGCTGCCGATTCCAGTGAAGTATTTACTTCCGGAGAAGCGACAATTATGTATCTAAACAAAATAAAAAAGAACGCACATATCTTTCTTCTTGGTACTCCGGCTCTTGAAGAAGAATTTGAAGATGCCGGTTTCAGCTTGGTACGGGAAAGAAATCAGGATGTCGATTTCGTTGTTCTCGGTTTCGATACTACTCTTACCTACAATAAACTCTGGATTGCATGCGACTATATCGCGGAAGGTGTTGCGTATATCGCGACTCATCCCGATTTTGTATGTCCGCTTGAAGGTGGAAGATGCATGCCTGATGCAGGTTCGATGATTGCCCTGATAAAAGGGACTACAGGCAAAGAACCGCTTGTCATAGGAAAACCGAATAGATTCATTATTGACGCCATACTGGAAAAGTATTCTTTGAAAAAAGAGGATATGGCAATAGTGGGAGACCGGCTTTATACCGACATCAGAACTGGTTTGGATAACGGGATAGATTCCATTCTCGTTATGAGCGGTGAGACCGATAAAAGCATGCTTGCAAGCACCAAGTTTATCCCGAAATACTTGTTTGGTTCCGTCAAAGATATCATTGGGGTTCTATAA
- a CDS encoding TRAP transporter large permease yields the protein MLAFSPIIVLFVLFFLNIPIGFALMGSSLFYFIFINNTMAMNMVIQQFTTSVESFPYLAVPFFVMVGSVMNYSGISFHLMNMAEVLAGHMKGGLAQVNCLLSAMMGGISGSANADAAMQSKILVPEMKRKGFSTEFSAAVTAASSAVSPVIPPGTNLILYALIANVPVGDMFLAGYTPGILMTAAMMFTVYIISSKRGYKPSREKRATPKEIGKQTLISIWALAIPFGIILGMRMGMFTPTEAGGIAVAFCFLVGFFVYKELKIKHIPLILMETVKNTGTVMIIIASAKVFGYYMTLERIPQMITELLMTLTANKFVLLMIINLLLLFVGMFIEGGAALVILAPLLVPAVVSLGVDPLHFGVIFIVNIMIGGLTPPFGSMMFTVCSIVNVKLEKFIREVWPFIIALAAVLLLVTYSESVALFIPNLFN from the coding sequence ATGCTAGCGTTTTCTCCTATTATAGTTCTTTTTGTACTGTTCTTTCTGAACATCCCCATCGGTTTTGCGTTGATGGGATCTTCTTTATTCTATTTTATTTTTATAAACAACACGATGGCAATGAATATGGTAATTCAGCAGTTCACAACTTCTGTCGAATCTTTTCCATATCTTGCTGTTCCCTTTTTCGTCATGGTCGGTTCTGTCATGAATTACTCAGGGATAAGTTTTCATCTCATGAATATGGCGGAAGTTCTCGCAGGACATATGAAGGGCGGGCTTGCTCAGGTCAATTGTCTGTTAAGTGCAATGATGGGAGGCATATCTGGTTCTGCCAATGCCGATGCCGCCATGCAGTCGAAGATTCTGGTACCGGAAATGAAAAGGAAGGGCTTCTCTACGGAATTCTCTGCTGCAGTTACGGCCGCATCCTCTGCGGTCAGCCCGGTAATCCCACCTGGAACAAATCTTATTTTGTATGCTCTTATTGCAAACGTTCCGGTCGGAGATATGTTTTTGGCAGGCTATACCCCAGGCATCCTGATGACCGCCGCGATGATGTTTACTGTTTACATCATTTCTTCAAAGCGCGGCTACAAGCCTTCAAGAGAAAAAAGGGCTACACCCAAAGAAATTGGAAAGCAGACACTCATCTCCATCTGGGCGCTTGCCATTCCCTTCGGGATTATCTTGGGGATGCGGATGGGCATGTTCACCCCGACGGAAGCTGGAGGAATTGCCGTAGCTTTTTGTTTTCTGGTGGGATTCTTTGTGTATAAAGAGCTCAAAATCAAACACATCCCACTTATCCTCATGGAAACCGTAAAGAATACCGGTACCGTCATGATCATCATCGCCAGTGCAAAAGTCTTTGGTTATTACATGACACTGGAGAGAATCCCGCAGATGATAACAGAGTTGCTGATGACTCTCACCGCAAATAAATTTGTCCTTCTCATGATCATCAACCTGTTATTGCTGTTTGTCGGGATGTTTATCGAGGGCGGAGCGGCTCTTGTCATTCTGGCTCCTCTTCTGGTGCCTGCCGTTGTTTCTCTTGGTGTAGATCCGCTTCATTTTGGTGTCATATTTATCGTTAATATTATGATTGGGGGACTCACGCCACCCTTCGGTTCCATGATGTTTACGGTATGTTCGATAGTCAATGTGAAGCTCGAAAAATTTATTAGGGAGGTATGGCCGTTCATTATAGCGCTTGCGGCAGTGCTTCTTTTGGTCACCTATTCCGAGTCTGTGGCTTTGTTTATTCCGAACTTATTCAATTAA
- a CDS encoding EFR1 family ferrodoxin (N-terminal region resembles flavodoxins. C-terminal ferrodoxin region binds two 4Fe-4S clusters.), which produces MNVSILVFSPSGHTLNVAKKIEEGFKKKNNIVRLINITGKQEFLYGEHIKETLEKALGEYDLLCIGGPLYAGHVEHTILHTIGALPVPDETHSNLAVPFVSYGGVHSSVALEEMGKKLRKKGYKSILGIKIAAKHTLTSTYANVIYEDKPGPEEEKLIAEAVEHIISIIHTKGKDAEDQSKAFKYAPPKERFLFKIFSQEKLHRNFKQVRIDAAKCTKCKKCISACPVDMFTYANGEIVMHRDNSSCILCAECFHTCPAGAIEHPYIEMGRKRLNDGFAKLEEPASALYGDI; this is translated from the coding sequence ATGAATGTTTCCATATTGGTATTCAGCCCGTCAGGGCATACCCTAAACGTCGCCAAGAAGATTGAAGAGGGTTTCAAGAAAAAAAACAACATCGTCAGACTCATCAACATAACTGGCAAACAGGAGTTTCTCTATGGTGAGCATATCAAAGAGACTCTTGAGAAAGCGCTTGGCGAATATGATCTCCTCTGTATAGGAGGTCCGCTGTATGCCGGCCATGTCGAACATACGATTTTACACACAATCGGGGCCCTACCTGTTCCCGATGAGACGCATTCGAATCTTGCAGTGCCCTTTGTAAGCTATGGAGGCGTACACAGCAGCGTCGCCCTTGAAGAAATGGGGAAGAAACTAAGAAAGAAAGGGTACAAATCAATACTCGGAATCAAGATAGCCGCAAAGCACACCCTTACGTCAACGTATGCCAATGTGATCTATGAGGACAAGCCAGGCCCGGAAGAAGAAAAGCTCATAGCCGAAGCCGTGGAACACATTATTTCTATTATTCACACTAAAGGGAAAGATGCTGAAGACCAGTCCAAAGCATTCAAATACGCCCCGCCCAAAGAGCGGTTTTTGTTTAAAATCTTCAGTCAGGAAAAACTCCATAGAAACTTTAAGCAAGTGCGTATCGATGCTGCGAAATGTACCAAGTGCAAGAAATGTATATCTGCCTGTCCTGTCGATATGTTCACATATGCAAATGGGGAAATTGTCATGCATCGGGACAACAGTAGCTGCATACTCTGTGCGGAATGCTTTCATACCTGTCCCGCAGGTGCCATTGAACATCCCTACATAGAAATGGGAAGGAAACGGCTCAACGACGGCTTTGCAAAGCTGGAAGAACCTGCATCCGCACTGTATGGAGACATATGA
- a CDS encoding class I SAM-dependent methyltransferase — MINETSAEIEYPSWESYEALLRHGPDDVEKAESFWDSRARQFNKHQIEGKSRLHEHTVTSLVHRELITPGSSILEIGAGSGRYTLPLAKVSGHVTATDISAQMLEHLKENAAAAGLSNIDTRKLDWNTIELGTLGFEKQFDLVFAAMCPAVRSKNGLEKMSRASSRSCVVAQFIESRAPVRQKSTSPEAASGRHDPHNDRDALYAMFNLLWLQGYTPEIRYKKETETNGASTTLALISWEVQ; from the coding sequence ATGATTAACGAAACATCGGCAGAGATAGAGTATCCAAGCTGGGAAAGCTACGAGGCCCTTCTCCGGCATGGCCCTGACGACGTGGAAAAGGCCGAAAGCTTCTGGGACTCCAGAGCAAGGCAATTCAACAAACATCAAATTGAGGGAAAAAGCCGCCTTCACGAACATACAGTCACTTCCCTGGTTCATCGAGAACTGATCACACCAGGCAGCAGTATCCTCGAGATAGGCGCGGGATCAGGACGATACACCCTTCCCCTGGCAAAGGTAAGTGGACATGTTACCGCCACCGATATATCCGCACAGATGCTGGAGCATCTTAAGGAAAATGCCGCCGCTGCAGGTTTGAGCAATATCGATACACGCAAGCTTGACTGGAACACCATCGAACTCGGCACACTTGGTTTCGAAAAGCAGTTTGATCTTGTTTTTGCGGCCATGTGCCCGGCAGTACGAAGTAAAAACGGCCTTGAGAAAATGAGCCGTGCCTCAAGCCGTAGTTGCGTAGTTGCCCAGTTCATCGAAAGCAGAGCTCCGGTCAGGCAAAAGAGCACGTCCCCCGAAGCAGCATCGGGTCGCCATGACCCTCACAACGACCGGGACGCCCTCTACGCCATGTTCAATCTGCTGTGGCTTCAGGGATACACCCCGGAAATTCGCTATAAAAAAGAGACAGAGACAAACGGGGCCAGCACTACCCTGGCACTGATATCCTGGGAAGTGCAGTAA
- a CDS encoding phytase: MKERRTRLWSLVLGILPFLSLLALTACHRSSDTAPGPESELTYASAQAARETGSVPVFGDVADDPAIWVHPEDPALSIIIGTDKHEKRGGLRIYDLSGNELHFLQVGKSNNVDVRYDFPFGDAKVDIAGSTNRAENSIQVFAINPEDRSLTRIDDGTLTSGPGSTEVYGFSLYHSCSTGRFYAVCGLYDGTVEQWELVDNGMGKVSGRKVKTYAFGGVCEGIAADDQKDELYIAEENVGLWKVDAAPDASNEPKSIQKISENPYIHKDLEGVALYVGDNGGGYVLVSSQGTDSYAVYDREDGSYAGSFRIVDGPVIDGVSDTDGIEVLSYGIPGLFPDGFFIVQDDVNFDGQEKSKQNFKLVDWRAIANSSLGLKINSGNNPRN; this comes from the coding sequence ATGAAAGAAAGACGTACAAGGCTATGGTCACTGGTGCTGGGAATTCTTCCATTCCTCTCTCTTCTTGCGCTTACAGCTTGCCATCGGAGTAGCGATACAGCCCCTGGACCTGAGTCAGAATTGACATATGCTTCTGCACAGGCTGCTCGGGAAACCGGATCGGTACCGGTGTTCGGTGATGTGGCCGATGATCCGGCGATCTGGGTTCACCCCGAGGATCCTGCGCTGAGTATCATCATCGGCACCGATAAGCATGAGAAGCGCGGAGGTTTACGGATATATGACCTTTCCGGCAACGAGCTTCACTTTCTGCAGGTCGGAAAATCCAATAACGTAGATGTTAGGTATGACTTCCCTTTTGGAGATGCAAAGGTCGATATAGCCGGAAGCACCAATCGTGCGGAAAATTCCATCCAGGTATTTGCCATCAACCCAGAGGACCGATCTCTTACCAGAATTGACGACGGTACTCTTACCAGCGGCCCCGGTAGCACGGAGGTCTACGGCTTCAGTTTGTATCATAGCTGCTCTACCGGCCGCTTCTACGCTGTGTGTGGTCTATACGACGGAACCGTTGAGCAGTGGGAACTTGTGGACAACGGGATGGGGAAGGTTTCGGGAAGGAAAGTGAAGACCTACGCCTTCGGCGGGGTTTGCGAAGGTATAGCTGCCGATGACCAGAAGGATGAACTCTATATTGCCGAAGAAAATGTCGGTTTATGGAAGGTAGATGCGGCCCCTGATGCTTCGAACGAACCCAAAAGTATCCAAAAAATTAGCGAAAATCCCTACATCCACAAGGACCTTGAGGGGGTGGCTTTATATGTCGGGGACAACGGAGGGGGCTACGTCCTCGTTTCCAGCCAGGGGACCGATAGCTATGCCGTGTACGACAGAGAAGACGGGTCCTATGCGGGGAGCTTTCGGATTGTCGATGGTCCTGTGATTGACGGGGTAAGCGATACCGATGGAATTGAAGTCCTCAGCTATGGCATCCCCGGTCTGTTCCCCGATGGTTTCTTTATTGTCCAGGACGATGTGAATTTCGATGGGCAGGAGAAAAGCAAGCAGAACTTCAAGCTGGTGGATTGGCGCGCCATTGCGAATTCCTCGTTGGGCTTGAAGATTAATTCTGGTAATAATCCCAGGAATTGA
- a CDS encoding cation transporter — MDNTIILRIEDMSCGHCAVTVQEALLSVEAVKKAKVSLRKKKAKVIADPAVRAEDLIKAVGATGYRAFPKA; from the coding sequence ATGGACAATACAATCATCCTGAGAATCGAAGATATGTCGTGCGGGCACTGTGCGGTAACGGTACAGGAGGCACTATTATCGGTGGAAGCGGTAAAAAAGGCCAAGGTCAGCCTACGAAAAAAAAAGGCCAAAGTGATCGCCGATCCCGCAGTTCGTGCCGAAGATCTGATAAAGGCGGTCGGTGCGACAGGATACCGGGCCTTTCCCAAGGCATGA
- a CDS encoding TRAP transporter small permease has protein sequence MKNFLKKFELYLGSICIAVTVVIVIMNVFTRYCLSFTFFWAEEIAVGCFVWTIFLGTAAAYREKGLIGVEAIVTLLPAKVRDIVEVFTSILLLILSAIMFWFSFTYVSTSTKITAALEISYAYINVSIVISFGLMTIYSVFFVIQSFKKAFSSTQDESEVKEPV, from the coding sequence ATGAAGAATTTTCTTAAGAAATTCGAGTTATATCTTGGAAGCATATGTATAGCCGTTACGGTAGTTATCGTAATTATGAATGTGTTTACCAGATATTGTTTGAGTTTTACATTTTTCTGGGCAGAGGAAATCGCTGTCGGATGTTTTGTCTGGACCATTTTCCTTGGTACGGCTGCCGCCTACAGGGAAAAAGGGTTAATAGGCGTAGAAGCTATCGTTACTCTTCTCCCTGCAAAAGTTAGAGATATTGTAGAAGTGTTTACCAGTATATTGCTTCTTATTTTAAGCGCAATCATGTTCTGGTTTAGTTTTACCTACGTTTCAACGTCGACAAAGATTACTGCTGCTTTGGAAATTTCATATGCCTATATAAACGTTAGCATCGTAATATCTTTTGGCTTAATGACAATCTATTCTGTTTTTTTCGTCATACAAAGCTTTAAAAAGGCATTTTCATCCACGCAGGACGAGTCGGAAGTAAAGGAGCCGGTATAA
- a CDS encoding MarR family winged helix-turn-helix transcriptional regulator, producing the protein MEESLRIMRQAAKIQSRINSNDKKPRPFGTSQLLHQSEIHFIDAIEPGEGINASRLSQKLGITNGAVTQIADKLVKKKLIRKYKKEINKKEVYLKLTEEGEIAFDNHRIFHKELHDKIVEYLDGLTKEQTEAICGLMEVIEHYLPDLSKEGQ; encoded by the coding sequence ATGGAAGAGAGCTTGAGGATAATGCGACAGGCAGCAAAGATACAGAGTCGAATCAACTCCAATGATAAAAAACCCCGTCCTTTCGGAACAAGTCAATTGCTGCATCAGTCGGAAATCCATTTTATCGATGCCATAGAACCAGGAGAAGGGATAAACGCATCCCGGTTATCACAAAAGCTGGGGATCACAAACGGTGCGGTCACACAGATTGCAGACAAACTCGTAAAGAAAAAGCTCATTCGTAAGTACAAAAAAGAGATCAACAAGAAAGAAGTCTATCTGAAATTAACGGAAGAAGGAGAAATTGCCTTCGACAACCATAGGATATTTCATAAAGAGCTACATGACAAAATAGTCGAATACCTCGACGGCCTAACCAAAGAGCAAACGGAGGCTATATGCGGGCTCATGGAGGTCATCGAGCACTATCTACCAGATCTATCAAAGGAGGGACAATAG
- a CDS encoding methyltransferase, producing MDLPEIRVESKELFQLQSGAIRSWLLITAVEFNLFTHTAEKRTAAEIASILRTHGPNTELFLNALCSLGLLRKEHGAYINTELADTFLVEGKESYLGGFLLLNEQWNLRSREQMKTLIQNGPIPAQDSTDVPEAMFSQYIKEMRNFARSGVSQLVAKEIERLPEFPKMRNMLDLGGAHGMDAIAIVNRNSSLSGVVFDKPAIVKFTREIIREYHMEERITTIGGDYISDPIGGGYDLIFTKGTLNFAKDQLASVCEKIYTALTPGGVFVSLHEGLTDEDTKPAGMVLSWLPSCLASTDLSLSQDDIPNAMIKAGFTRVRTKPVSFPLGGELDLTIGRK from the coding sequence ATGGACCTACCTGAAATTCGTGTTGAATCGAAGGAGCTTTTTCAGCTTCAATCCGGTGCTATACGCTCATGGCTTCTGATTACCGCAGTGGAGTTCAATCTTTTCACGCACACGGCTGAAAAGAGGACAGCGGCGGAGATCGCTTCTATTCTCCGAACCCATGGGCCCAATACCGAGCTTTTCTTGAATGCCCTTTGCTCTCTCGGCCTTTTGCGAAAGGAGCACGGCGCATATATAAATACGGAATTGGCGGACACCTTTCTCGTTGAGGGCAAAGAGAGCTATCTGGGAGGTTTTCTCCTTCTGAATGAACAGTGGAACCTCAGGAGCAGAGAGCAGATGAAAACCCTTATTCAGAATGGACCAATACCGGCGCAGGATAGCACCGATGTTCCTGAAGCCATGTTTTCCCAGTACATCAAGGAGATGAGAAATTTCGCTCGATCCGGTGTTTCCCAGCTTGTTGCCAAGGAGATAGAACGGCTGCCGGAGTTCCCGAAGATGAGAAATATGCTTGATCTCGGCGGTGCCCACGGCATGGATGCCATCGCAATTGTCAATCGGAATTCCTCATTAAGCGGTGTTGTCTTTGATAAACCGGCGATCGTGAAATTCACTCGGGAGATCATTCGTGAATATCATATGGAAGAGAGAATTACGACTATCGGCGGCGATTACATCTCGGATCCCATAGGCGGCGGCTATGACCTTATTTTTACAAAGGGGACCCTGAACTTTGCCAAGGACCAACTGGCTTCTGTGTGCGAGAAAATCTACACGGCTTTAACGCCTGGAGGAGTCTTTGTTTCGCTTCATGAGGGGCTCACCGACGAAGATACAAAACCTGCGGGCATGGTGCTAAGTTGGTTGCCAAGCTGTCTTGCTTCCACCGATCTTTCCCTTTCCCAAGACGATATTCCCAATGCGATGATCAAAGCCGGTTTTACAAGGGTTAGGACTAAGCCCGTTTCTTTTCCCCTCGGCGGTGAGTTGGATTTGACTATCGGAAGGAAATAG
- a CDS encoding NAD(P)-dependent oxidoreductase — MKLLIFGATGGTGHEIMTQALEQNHIVTAFVRNPDKVKLAHRNLRIVQGDILDYKAVIPAVQGQDVILSALGIRILKKNTIISDGTKNILRAAEDTGVKRFICMSAIGIGESKAQQNRLGPLYNRFMIPFLLRNMFADKEIQEGYIMDSNTDWTIVRAAILTNGPKSGRYRTLTPYDQSVTAKISRSDVADFMLKQITDDSMLRKAVSISD, encoded by the coding sequence ATGAAACTACTGATATTCGGCGCAACCGGCGGCACGGGCCATGAGATTATGACACAGGCCCTTGAACAGAACCATATTGTAACGGCGTTTGTACGCAATCCCGATAAAGTAAAGCTGGCACACAGAAATCTCAGGATTGTGCAGGGAGACATTCTTGATTACAAGGCGGTCATACCGGCAGTCCAAGGACAGGATGTCATCCTTTCGGCTCTCGGAATAAGAATTCTCAAAAAGAATACCATTATTTCGGATGGAACGAAAAACATCCTCCGTGCTGCAGAAGATACAGGAGTCAAACGGTTTATCTGTATGTCGGCAATAGGGATAGGAGAAAGCAAGGCCCAGCAAAATAGGTTGGGTCCGCTCTACAACCGGTTTATGATCCCCTTTCTGCTCAGGAATATGTTCGCTGATAAGGAAATCCAGGAAGGCTATATCATGGACAGCAATACGGATTGGACTATTGTCCGGGCCGCGATTCTGACAAACGGCCCGAAAAGCGGCAGGTACCGTACGCTTACCCCTTATGATCAATCTGTTACAGCAAAAATATCCAGATCCGATGTTGCCGATTTCATGCTCAAACAAATTACCGACGACAGCATGCTTCGCAAGGCGGTAAGCATATCGGATTAG
- a CDS encoding lamin tail domain-containing protein yields the protein MKSHVVWIAALTAALLVGCSGAGNLTINEVGANGSDFVELYNGGDRPVTLKAGEWSIKSGEKMDKAFVFPEKDLKVSAKAFVLIIAPPDIEDDGSVEDWELPTLGNNISNVSADALVITTPGENKQTGEDPADCMSVDDSGDTLTLMHGSKVIAVLETPEIPEGDPEGVYTYGSFPDGSDTHSNQLTATPGSANKR from the coding sequence ATGAAAAGCCATGTCGTATGGATTGCGGCCCTTACCGCAGCGTTGTTGGTGGGGTGCTCAGGGGCTGGAAACCTGACGATCAATGAAGTAGGTGCAAATGGAAGTGATTTTGTTGAGTTGTACAACGGCGGAGACAGGCCTGTTACCCTCAAAGCCGGTGAATGGTCCATCAAAAGTGGGGAAAAAATGGATAAGGCCTTTGTTTTTCCCGAAAAAGATCTCAAAGTCTCTGCCAAAGCCTTTGTGTTGATTATCGCTCCTCCGGATATAGAAGACGACGGGTCTGTGGAAGATTGGGAACTTCCAACCTTGGGAAATAACATCTCCAATGTATCCGCCGATGCCTTAGTTATAACGACTCCAGGGGAAAATAAGCAGACGGGAGAGGACCCTGCGGATTGTATGTCTGTGGATGATTCTGGAGATACGCTTACCCTGATGCATGGCTCAAAGGTGATTGCGGTCCTGGAAACCCCGGAAATTCCCGAGGGTGATCCCGAAGGTGTGTATACCTACGGCTCTTTTCCCGATGGTTCTGACACCCATTCGAATCAGCTTACCGCAACGCCTGGGTCGGCGAACAAGCGATAG
- a CDS encoding C4-dicarboxylate TRAP transporter substrate-binding protein, which yields MKKIINAAGDVMRNISCERKFCRPEKCKTCSVLGFGMKALSCTLAVVMLSIFFIGCGNSDKGSVGAAKKQAKPRVIKVSTKFVDNEQTAKSLVKAIKNINERSNGTLELQLFTGGTLPIGKDGMEQVVNGSDWILVDGVNFLGDYVPDYNAVTGPMLYQSFDEYLAMVRTPLVQNLNTKAEELGIKVLSLDWLFGFRSMMTNKVIKTPEDMKGVKLRVPTSQLYTFTIEALGGNPVAMPYPDTYAAIQQGVIDGVEGSIMTYYGTKQYENVKEYSLTRHLLGVSAVCISTKCWDSLTPEQQKIIQEEIDLGGEDNLQATIELESEYAKKLQDLGVRFHEVDAAAFNKAAAPVYSMFDKWTPGIYDDIMVELNKIRADLGKI from the coding sequence ATGAAAAAAATTATTAATGCGGCTGGTGATGTCATGAGAAACATCTCATGTGAGAGAAAATTTTGCCGGCCCGAAAAGTGTAAGACTTGTTCTGTTTTGGGATTCGGGATGAAGGCTCTATCTTGTACTCTTGCAGTCGTTATGCTCTCTATCTTTTTTATTGGCTGCGGCAATTCGGATAAGGGATCTGTGGGTGCTGCTAAGAAACAGGCAAAGCCCCGTGTCATCAAAGTGAGTACAAAGTTTGTCGACAATGAGCAGACTGCGAAGTCATTGGTTAAAGCTATTAAAAACATTAATGAAAGAAGCAATGGTACTTTAGAGCTTCAGCTGTTTACCGGCGGTACGCTCCCCATTGGCAAAGATGGAATGGAACAGGTGGTGAATGGATCAGACTGGATTCTCGTTGATGGCGTAAATTTTCTCGGTGACTATGTTCCCGATTATAATGCAGTAACAGGTCCTATGTTGTACCAGTCGTTTGATGAATATCTTGCCATGGTAAGAACTCCACTTGTTCAAAACCTGAATACGAAGGCTGAAGAACTGGGAATTAAGGTCCTCTCTCTTGACTGGCTCTTCGGCTTCAGAAGCATGATGACGAACAAGGTAATCAAAACTCCGGAGGATATGAAAGGCGTAAAACTCAGAGTTCCGACAAGTCAGTTATACACGTTTACGATTGAAGCCCTTGGCGGAAATCCCGTTGCCATGCCGTATCCCGATACCTACGCTGCCATTCAGCAGGGGGTAATCGACGGTGTCGAAGGATCGATTATGACGTATTACGGAACAAAACAGTACGAAAACGTTAAAGAATATTCATTGACAAGACACCTTCTCGGTGTTTCCGCGGTTTGTATATCGACAAAGTGCTGGGATAGCCTCACCCCTGAGCAGCAAAAAATAATCCAGGAAGAAATTGACCTTGGAGGAGAGGATAACCTCCAAGCAACTATAGAACTTGAATCGGAATACGCGAAAAAGCTTCAGGATCTTGGTGTTCGGTTTCACGAAGTGGATGCTGCTGCTTTTAACAAGGCGGCTGCTCCTGTTTACTCCATGTTTGATAAATGGACTCCCGGGATCTACGACGATATCATGGTCGAGCTGAATAAGATACGAGCTGACCTGGGAAAGATATAA